One Paenibacillus riograndensis SBR5 DNA segment encodes these proteins:
- the spoVE gene encoding stage V sporulation protein E yields the protein MNKSRHAPDIWILMVILSLLAIGMVMVYSAGSVLGFRNYGDSFYFVKRQLLFAGLGLGAMFVTANTDYLVLKKLARPALIVCFILLVLVLIPGIGVVRGGARSWLGISSFGIQPSEFMKMGMILYLANWLGKEDYDISTFTRGLLPPLALIGSAFALIMMQPDLGTGTVMFGAALMMVFTAGARMKHLLSLGALGVAGFAALVAAAPYRLQRITAFLDPWSDPLGAGYQIIQSLYAIGPGGLGGLGLGMSRQKYSYVPEPQTDFIFSILAEELGFIGGLIVLLLFLILIWRGMKVAMSLPDRFGSYLAVGIVCMVAVQVVINIGVVIGLMPVTGITLPLISYGGSSLTLMLTALGILLNLSRYAR from the coding sequence CCCGTCATGCGCCCGATATCTGGATACTGATGGTTATTCTGTCCCTCCTGGCCATCGGCATGGTGATGGTCTACAGCGCAGGGTCCGTATTGGGCTTCCGCAATTATGGCGATTCGTTTTATTTTGTCAAAAGACAGCTTTTGTTCGCAGGGCTGGGGCTTGGCGCAATGTTCGTCACTGCGAACACCGATTATCTGGTGCTGAAGAAGCTGGCCAGACCCGCGCTGATTGTCTGCTTCATTCTGCTTGTCCTGGTGCTGATTCCCGGCATCGGCGTTGTGCGCGGCGGAGCCCGCAGCTGGCTCGGCATCAGCTCCTTCGGGATTCAGCCCTCCGAATTCATGAAGATGGGGATGATTCTGTATCTCGCCAACTGGCTGGGGAAGGAGGATTATGATATCTCGACCTTCACGCGGGGGCTGCTGCCTCCGCTGGCGCTGATCGGCTCCGCCTTTGCCCTGATCATGATGCAGCCGGACTTGGGGACAGGCACCGTCATGTTTGGCGCCGCCCTGATGATGGTTTTTACAGCAGGAGCCCGGATGAAGCATCTGCTGTCCCTGGGCGCTCTGGGCGTGGCGGGTTTTGCGGCGCTGGTGGCGGCTGCACCTTACCGCCTGCAGCGGATTACGGCGTTTCTGGACCCCTGGTCCGATCCGCTGGGGGCCGGCTACCAGATTATCCAGTCGCTTTATGCGATTGGCCCGGGGGGGCTTGGCGGACTGGGGCTCGGCATGAGCCGGCAAAAATACAGCTATGTGCCGGAGCCCCAGACCGATTTTATTTTTTCCATATTGGCTGAGGAGCTTGGGTTTATCGGAGGGCTGATCGTGCTGCTCCTGTTTCTGATCCTGATCTGGCGGGGCATGAAGGTGGCGATGAGCCTCCCGGACCGTTTCGGGAGCTATCTGGCGGTAGGCATCGTCTGTATGGTGGCTGTTCAGGTGGTCATCAACATCGGCGTCGTCATCGGCCTCATGCCGGTTACCGGCATCACACTTCCGCTGATCAGCTATGGAGGCTCATCGCTGACATTGATGCTCACGGCACTCGGCATTTTACTCAACCTATCCCGTTATGCGAGGTGA
- the murA gene encoding UDP-N-acetylglucosamine 1-carboxyvinyltransferase produces the protein MDKLVIEGGNPLSGTIRIHGAKNAALPILAASLLAEGVHSLHNVPKLLDIETMLNILERLGCRCAHEEETVTIDTSPLGTSHVPEDLMRQMRSSIFLMGPLLSRFGEVTIYQPGGCAIGERKIDLHLQGLKQLGAEIEESNGRISCKAARLTGSEVHLDYPSVGATENIMMAAAMAEGTTTISGAAREPEIQDLQNFLNRMGAQIIGAGTDTITIQGVKKLYPCSYEVIPDRIVAGTVMIAAAATRGNVTLTHTNAGHLTSLIHVLRRAGVQITVCNDIINISCMGRPRAVERIVTSPYPSFPTDLQSQVMVLLSLADGFSVIKETVFEGRFKHVEEMARMGADISIDLNRAFIRGVQRLYGATVEATDLRAGAALVIAGLAAHGTTVVEQAHHIDRGYDGIEKLFQKLGARISRKVPVPGPLDLAN, from the coding sequence TTGGACAAATTGGTGATTGAGGGTGGAAATCCCCTGTCAGGCACCATACGTATCCATGGAGCAAAAAATGCGGCACTGCCGATTCTGGCGGCTAGCCTGCTGGCCGAAGGAGTTCACTCACTGCACAATGTGCCGAAGCTGCTGGACATCGAAACTATGCTGAACATTCTGGAACGGCTGGGGTGCAGGTGTGCTCATGAAGAAGAGACAGTAACGATTGATACTTCGCCCTTGGGCACATCGCATGTTCCAGAGGATCTGATGCGGCAGATGAGATCCTCCATTTTTCTGATGGGACCGTTACTATCCAGATTTGGTGAGGTGACGATTTACCAGCCGGGAGGCTGTGCGATTGGCGAACGCAAGATCGATCTTCACCTGCAGGGGCTCAAACAGCTTGGTGCGGAGATTGAGGAGTCTAATGGGCGGATTTCCTGCAAGGCGGCCAGACTGACGGGAAGCGAAGTTCATCTGGATTATCCGAGTGTCGGGGCGACAGAGAATATTATGATGGCCGCTGCCATGGCGGAAGGGACCACGACGATATCGGGCGCAGCGAGGGAACCGGAAATCCAGGATCTGCAGAATTTTCTGAACCGGATGGGTGCTCAGATCATCGGTGCGGGAACCGATACGATTACCATCCAAGGGGTGAAAAAGCTCTATCCGTGCAGCTATGAGGTTATTCCAGACCGGATTGTAGCCGGTACCGTGATGATTGCTGCGGCCGCGACCCGGGGTAATGTGACGTTGACCCATACCAATGCCGGTCATTTAACGTCGCTTATTCATGTACTCAGACGGGCTGGTGTTCAAATTACAGTTTGCAATGATATAATTAATATCAGCTGTATGGGAAGACCGCGCGCGGTTGAGAGAATCGTAACCTCCCCCTATCCTTCCTTTCCTACGGACCTGCAGTCCCAGGTTATGGTGCTGCTGTCGCTGGCCGACGGGTTCAGTGTCATTAAAGAGACTGTATTCGAAGGCCGCTTTAAGCATGTGGAAGAAATGGCGCGGATGGGTGCTGATATCTCCATTGACCTGAACCGGGCTTTCATCCGCGGGGTGCAGAGGTTATATGGAGCTACGGTGGAAGCAACCGACCTGCGGGCCGGAGCCGCCCTGGTGATCGCCGGACTCGCAGCTCACGGAACTACGGTGGTTGAGCAGGCCCATCATATTGACCGCGGCTATGATGGCATTGAAAAGCTCTTCCAGAAGCTTGGAGCGCGCATCAGCCGCAAAGTACCTGTGCCGGGTCCGTTAGATTTAGCCAATTAA
- the murG gene encoding undecaprenyldiphospho-muramoylpentapeptide beta-N-acetylglucosaminyltransferase, translated as MRIVLSGGGTGGHIYPAVAVARQLQAEDKDPAFLYIGGKRGLESKLVPNENLPFQSIDITGFRRKLSMDNVKTVMRFLKGVKASKEMLREFKPDVVIGTGGYVCGPVVYAASKLGIPTLIHEQNAIPGLTNRFLSRYADTVAVSFEGTESAFPGSKHVIYTGNPRATTVTAASPQRGFASLGIPEGSTVVLMVGGSGGARAINQAMIEMAPFVGKGNGVHYVYVTGEAYFEETRKALREKLGSEPSWLHLLPYVHNMPEVLACTSLIVNRAGASFLAEITALGIPSVLIPSPNVTNNHQEANARQLEREGAAVVLLEKDLNGQSLMEAVQKIIGAEPVRRQMSEASRRLGKRDSAALVVSELRRLAAKRKP; from the coding sequence ATGCGTATCGTATTAAGCGGCGGCGGCACAGGGGGACATATCTATCCCGCTGTCGCCGTTGCCAGGCAGCTTCAAGCGGAAGACAAAGACCCGGCCTTCTTGTATATTGGCGGGAAGCGGGGTCTGGAAAGCAAACTGGTTCCTAATGAAAATCTTCCATTCCAATCGATAGATATTACCGGCTTCCGCCGCAAGCTTTCCATGGACAATGTGAAGACGGTAATGCGTTTTCTGAAAGGGGTCAAAGCCTCCAAGGAAATGCTCCGGGAATTCAAGCCGGATGTCGTGATTGGCACAGGCGGTTATGTGTGCGGGCCGGTCGTGTATGCGGCCTCCAAGCTTGGCATACCTACCCTGATTCATGAACAGAACGCGATTCCGGGGCTGACCAACCGTTTTCTCAGCCGTTACGCCGATACGGTTGCTGTCAGCTTTGAAGGAACTGAATCGGCTTTTCCCGGAAGCAAACATGTAATTTATACCGGCAATCCCCGGGCGACTACGGTGACTGCTGCGAGCCCCCAGCGCGGCTTTGCTTCACTCGGGATTCCCGAGGGCAGCACAGTTGTGCTTATGGTAGGCGGCAGCGGCGGAGCCCGGGCTATTAATCAGGCGATGATTGAGATGGCGCCTTTTGTGGGTAAGGGTAATGGTGTCCACTATGTATATGTGACCGGTGAAGCTTATTTCGAAGAAACCCGCAAAGCGCTGCGTGAGAAGCTGGGCAGCGAGCCGAGCTGGCTGCATCTTCTTCCTTACGTCCACAATATGCCTGAGGTGCTGGCCTGCACCTCTCTTATCGTGAACCGGGCGGGCGCGTCATTTCTTGCTGAAATTACAGCACTGGGCATTCCCTCCGTTCTCATCCCGTCCCCTAACGTGACAAATAACCACCAGGAAGCAAATGCAAGGCAATTGGAGCGTGAAGGAGCGGCAGTTGTGCTGCTTGAGAAGGATTTAAACGGCCAGTCCCTGATGGAAGCTGTCCAGAAGATTATCGGTGCGGAGCCTGTGCGCAGGCAGATGTCGGAAGCTTCCCGCCGCCTGGGCAAGAGGGATTCTGCTGCCCTTGTTGTGAGCGAGCTGCGCAGATTGGCGGCAAAACGGAAGCCGTAA